Proteins from one Cryptomeria japonica chromosome 4, Sugi_1.0, whole genome shotgun sequence genomic window:
- the LOC131060416 gene encoding uncharacterized protein LOC131060416 has translation MEEEAMVIGWSRKRDDGQGGRRGGRRGNIPRVQSGTFVLRGRVLPPPIRGRDAGKGGGRGGPLLPGPGRGGGRDRGRGSGLDRGRGGREGRGTPLKFGKVGLDPGVLVAHRGFDEDDVSLIRCRIIRITQVDAPMGGDIAEGQVGGDGEDELMQHDMLEA, from the coding sequence ATGGAGGAGGAGGCGATGGTGATAGGGTGGTCAAGGAAGAGAGATGATGGTCAAGGTGGGAGGAGAGGTGGTAGGAGAGGCAACATACCACGTGTTCAAAGTGGAACTTTTGTGCTTAGAGGACGAGTTCTTCCACCACCTATCAGAGGTAGGGATGCAGGCAAGGGTGGAGGCCGAGGTGGACCACTATTACCTGGTCCAGGTAGAGGTGGTGGGAGAGATAGGGGCCGAGGGAGTGGTTTAGATAGAGGTCgaggggggagagaggggagaggtacACCTCTCAAATTTGGGAAGGTGGGTCTTGATCCAGGTGTTCTAGTAGCTCACCGTGGATTTGATGAGGATGATGTGTCATTGATTAGGTGCAGGATCATCAGGATAACACAGGTGGATGCCCCGATGGGTGGAGACATAGCAGAGGGACAGGTGGGAGGGGATGGAGAGGATGAGCTTATGCAACATGATATGTTAGAGGCATAG